CCGCGTCAAGGTCACCGGCATCGAGGCCTGAGCCTCCGCTCCGGCTCACTCCCAGGCCCTCCGTCCCCACAAGGCAGGCACTCTCATGGCACACAAGAAGGGCGCGTCGTCCACGCGCAACGGTCGCGACTCCAACGCCCAGCGCCTCGGCGTGAAGCGCTACGGCGGCCAGGTCGTCGGCGCGGGCGAGATCATCGTGCGTCAGCGCGGCACCCACTTCCACCCCGGTGTCGGTGTGGGCCGCGGCGGCGACGACACGCTGTTCGCACTGGTCGAGGGTGCGGTCACCTTCGGCACGAAGCGCGGTCGCAAGACCGTCAGCATCGTCCCGCAGGCCTGAGCGGCCCGCAGCAGACTGAACCTCGTCGAGGGGGTGGGCCGGTCACGGCCCACCCCCTCGACTCGTGTCCAGCCCCCACCGACTCCACCTGAAGGAGGTCACCGTGACGTCGTTCATCGACCACGTCGTTCTGCACGTCGCCGCTGGTGACGGTGGCAACGGCTGCGCCTCGATCCACCGCGAGAAGTTCAAGCCGCTCGGCGGCCCGGACGGCGGCAACGGCGGTCGCGGCGGCGACGTCGTGCTCGTCGTCGACCCCAACACCACCACGCTGCTCGACTACCACCACAGCCCGCACCGCAAGGCCAGCAGCGGCAAGGCCGGTCAGGGCTCGAACCGCGACGGCGCGGACGGCCAGGACGTCGTGCTCCCCGTGCCCGACGGCACCGTGGTGAAGTCCGCGGACGGCGAGGTGCTGGCCGACCTCGTGGGCGCCGGCACCCGCTTCGTGCTGGCGCGCGGCGGACGGGGTGGCCTCGGCAACGCGGCGCTGGCCTCGGCTCGGCGCAAGGCGCCGGGCTTCGCGCTGCTGGGTGAGCCCGGCGACGCCGGCGACATCGTCCTCGAGCTGAAGTCGCTCGCCGACGTCGCGCTCGTCGGCTACCCCAGCGCCGGCAAGTCGAGCCTGGTCGCAGCCATGTCGGCGGCGCGCCCCAAGATCGCCGACTACCCGTTCACCACGCTCGTGCCCAACCTCGGCGTCGTGCAGGCCGGTGACGTGCGGTTCACCATGGCCGACGTCCCCGGTCTGATCCCCGGTGCCAGCGAGGGCAAGGGGCTGGGCCTGGAGTTCCTGCGCCACGTCGAGCGGTGCTCGGTGCTCGTGCACGTCGTCGACTGCGCCACGCTGGAACCGGATCGTGACCCGCTCAGCGACCTCGACGTCATAGAAGCCGAGCTCGCGGCGTACACGGTCGACGAGACGCTGGGTGGGCGCCCGCTCACCGAGCGCCCGCGCGTCGTGGTGCTCAACAAGGCCGACGTGCCGGACGCCGTCGAGCTGGCCGAGATGGTGCGGCCCGACCTCGAGGCGCGCGGCCTGACGGTGCACGTCGTGAGCGCTGCGACCCACCAGGGGCTGCGCGAGCTGGGCTTCACGCTGGCCGGGCTGGTGGCCGCTGCGCGCGCCGAGCGGTCGATCGACGTCGCGCCGCGGGTGGTGCTGCGCCCCAAGGCGGTCGACGACACCGGGTTCGAGGTGGTCACCGAGGCCGGCGACGACGGCCCGCGGTTCCGCATCGTCGGCGAGCGCCCGCTGCGCTGGGTGCGCCAGACCGACTTCGCCAACGAGGAGGCCGTGGGCTACCTCGCCGACCGCCTCGCCCGCCTGGGCATCGAGGACGCGCTGTTCAAGGCCGGTGCGACGCCGGGCGCCGAGGTCGTGATCGGGCCGGGCGACGACGCGGTCGTCTTCGACTGGGAGCCCACCATGACCGCCGGCGCCGAGCTGCTCGCCGGGCCGCGCGGCACCGACCTGCGCCTCGGCACCGAGGACTCGCGTCCGACGCGCCAGGCCAAGCGCGAGGCCTTCGAGCGGCGCCGTTCGGCGCGTGACGCCGCCCGCGACGAGATCGCCGCCGAGCGGGCCGCCGGACGCTGGACCGACCCCGACGGCATCGACCACAGCGACGACCACTCCGGCGACCACAGCGACGACCACCCCGGCGACGGCTCCGAGCACTAGGCCCGACCCCGTGACCCCGCCTGCGCACCTGACGCGACGCGCCGACCTCGCGCGGGCTCAGCGCGTCGTGGTGAAGATCGGGTCGAGCTCGCTCACCACCTCCGACGGCCGGGTCGACGACGCGCGGGTGACGGCGCTGACGAGCGTGCTGGCGGCCCGCCGGGCGGCGGGCCTCGAGGTCGTGCTGGTGTCGTCAGGTGCCATCGCGGCGGGGCTGGAGCCGCTCGGCCTGCCCCGCAGGCCGCGCGACCTCGCCACGCAGCAGGCGGCGGCGAGCGTGGGCCAGGGCCTGCTCGTCGCGCGCTATGCCACGGCGTTCGCCGCGCACGGCCTCGGGGTGGGTCAGGTCCTGCTCACGGCCGAGGACGTCATCCGCCGCAGCCACTACGCCAACGCCCAGCGCACCCTCTACCGGCTGCTGCAGCTCGGCGTCGTGCCCGTCGTCAACGAGAACGACACCGTGGCCACCGACGAGATCCGGTTCGGCGACAACGACCGGCTCGCGGCGCTCGTCGCGCACCTCGTGCACGCCGACGCCCTGGTGCTGCTCACCGACGTCGACGCGTTGTACGACCGCGCGCCGAGCAGGCCCGGTGCCCAGCGCGTGGCCAGCGTGAGCCGGCCCGACGACCTCGACGGCATCGCGCTCGGGTCGTCCGGCAGCCGCGTCGGCACCGGTGGCATGGTCACCAAGGTCGAGGCGGCCGCCATCGCCACGACCGCCGGGATCGCGACGCTGCTCACCAGCGCCGAGCAGGCGGCAGACGCGCTGGCCGGTGCCGACGTCGGCACGTGGTTCGCGCCCACGGGCTCGCGGCGGGCCAGCCGCTTGCTCTGGCTGGCCCACGCCACCCGGCCGCGAGGTCAGCTCACCCTGGACGCCGGCGCCGTCGCGGCGGTGGTCGAGCGGCGCCTGTCGCTGCTGCCGGCCGGGGTCAGCGCCGTCACCGGGGAGTTCGCGGCAGGAGATCCGGTCGACCTGTGTGACGAAAACGGCCACGCCGTGGCCCGCGGACTGGTCAACTATGCAAGTGCAGAGCTCCCCGGTCTCCTGGGCCGTTCGACCCGAGAGCTGGCTCGTGAGCTCGGACCCGCGTACGAGCGCGAGGTCGTCCACCGCGACGACCTGGTGCTGCTGCGCTGACGCTGGAAGGAAGTGGCGGTGAAGGGCCTCGAGCAGGCGCCGGAGTCGGCGATGCCGCTGTGGCACGTGACCTTGACGGTCGCCGGCGAGCCGGTGCCGGCAGCGCAGCTACGGGACGCGCTCGAGCAGCTGGTGCACGAGCGGCCGTTTATGCTCGCCGTCCGCTACGCCGACGACCGCGCCGAGCTGCGGTACTGGGACGAGGCCGAGGACGTCGACGACGCGGCCGCCATGGCGCTGCGCATCTGGGCCGAGCACCGCGCGAGCTGCGGCCTGCCGCCCTGGCGCGTGGTCGGCGTCGAGGTGATCGATCGCGACACCGTGCACGCTCGCGGCGCGGACCGCCCGCAGACCCCGCTCATCGCCGCCGGCGTCACCCCCCTCTGACCACCCCGCCCTCCGGCCACCCCGCCCCCTGCGAAGTTGATCACGTTCAGTGGGCGACACTCCGCTTGCCCAGGGTTGCACCCCTCGACAAGTGGGCGGAACCCTCGACCAGCCTGTGGTCAGGCCCTTCGGTGCACCGCTGCCCGCGCGTAGCCTGGCTCGCATGGCGAGCACCTCTGAGCTGAGCCCCCCCGTCAGCCCGCCCGACGCCGGGTCGCGCGAGCAGGTGCTGGCCGCCTGCCGCGCGGCGCGCGAGGCCTCCCGCGCCGTCCGGCCGCTCACCCGCGCCGCCAAGGACGCCCTGCTGCTGGCGATGGCGGACGCGCTCGTGGCCGCCACCTCCGACGTCGTGGCGGCCAACGCCGCTGACCTCGAACGCGGCCGGCAGTCCGGCCTCACCGCCGGGCTGCTCGACCGGCTGCGCCTCGACGACGCCCGCGTGGTGGGCGTCGCCGACGCGCTGCGCGAGCTGGCCGCGCTGCCCGATCCCGTCGGCGAGGTGGTGCGCGGGCAGCGGCTCGCCAACGGCCTGGAGGTGCGCCAGACCCGCGTGCCCATGGGCGTCGTCGCGATGGTCTACGAGGCGCGCCCGAACGTCACGGTCGACGCCGCCGGCCTGGCGCTCAAGAGCGGCAACGCCGTGGTGCTGCGCGGCGGCTCGGCGGCCGAGCACACCAACCGCGGGCTGGTCGCGGTGCTGCGCCGCTGCCTGGCCGAGGCCGGTCTGCCGGCCGACGCCGTCACGCTGCTCGACGGCGGCGGCCGCGAGGCGGTGCACCACCTGATGACGGCGCGGGGGCTGGTCGACGTCCTGATCCCGCGCGGGGGAGCGGACCTGATCCGCACCGTCGTCGAAGGCTCCACGGTGCCGGTGATCGAGACCGGCGTCGGCAACTGCCACGTGTACGTCGACGCCGCCGCCGATCTCGACCAGGCCGTCGCCATAGCCTTGAACTCCAAGGTGCACCGCCCGAGCGTGTGCAACGCGGCCGAGAGCCTGCTCGTGCACCGCGACGTCGCCGACGCGTTCTTGGCCGCCGCGCTGCCGCGGCTGGTCGAGGCGGGTGTGCGGCTGCACGGCGACGACGCGACGCAGGCCTCGGCCACGACGTCCGGTGTCGTCGTGGAGCCGGCCACCGACGACGACTGGGCGCGCGAGTACCTCAGCCTCGACCTCGCGGTGCGCGTGGTCGGCTCGATCGACGAGGCGCTCGCGCACATCCGCCGCTGGTCGAGCGGGCACACCGAGGCGATCGTCACCCAGGACCTCTCCGCGAGCCGCCGCTTCGTCGCCGAGGTCGACGCCGCGGCGGTGATGGTCAACGCCTCCACGCGTTTCACGGACGGCGGTCAGCTGGGTCTCGGCGCCGAGATCGGCATCTCGACGCAGAAGCTGCACGCGCGCGGCCCGATGGGGCTCGCCGAGCTCACGACCACCACCTGGGTGGTCACGGGTGAGGGGCACGTCCGCAGCTGAGCACGGCCCCGGCCGCACCGAGTGGCGTCGCCGGGTCGTCGTCGACCGGCGACTGGCAGGATGGCCGACCGTGGAAGGCGCCGAAGTCCGCAAGCTGGCCGAGCTCGAGGACCACCACTGGTGGTACCGCGAGCGCCGGGTGCTGCTCGAGCGTGACCTGCGCGGTCTGCGCCCGGGCACCGCGCTGGACGTCGGAGCCGCCGGTGGCGGCAACACGCGGGTGCTGCGACGGCTGGGCTGGAACGCGATCGCGCTCGAGTACGGCCCGGAGGGCGCGCAGGTCGCCCACGAGCGCGGCCTGCCCACGCTGCGCGGTGACGCCACCGCCCTGCCGGTCGCGGACGCCTCGCTCGACCTCGTCGTGGCCTTCGACGTCCTCGAGCACCTCGACGACGACGACGCCGCGGTGCGCGAGGTGCGCCGGGTGCTGCGCCCGGGTGGGCGCTACCTGGTGGCCGTGCCGTGCGACCCGCGGCTGTGGTCGGCGCACGACGAGGCGGTGGGCCACGTGCGCCGCTACACCCGGGCCACGCTGAGCTCGCTGCTGGTGCGCGGGGGGTTCTCGCTCGGCCCGATGCGTTCGTGGAACGTGCTGCTGCGACCGGTGGTGTCGTTGCGCCGTCGCGCCAGCACGGGCAGCGACCTCGAGGCGCTGTCGCCCGTGGTCAACCTGGGCCTGCGCTCGATCATCACCGCCGAGCGCTACCTGCCGGTGCGCTCGCTGCCTGGGGTGTCGCTGATGGTCGAGGCCCGGCGTCCCTGACCGTCTGCGGTCGGCTGCTCGAGGGAGTCGTAGGCCACGAAGTACGAGGGCCGCCCCTGCAGCTGGGTGTACATGCGCCCGACGTACTCGCCGAGCACGCCCAGGGCCAGCAGCTGCACCGCGCCGACGGCCGCCACCACGACGAACGTGGAGGTCCAGCCGGGCGTGGTGTGCCCGGTGAGGAACGACACGAAGGCGTAGACCAGCAAGCCGACGGCCGCCACGCCACCGATCAGCCCGAACCAGGTCGCGAGGCGCAGGGGGGCGATCGAGAATCCCGTGATGCTGTCGAGGCTCAGTCGCAGCATCTTCGTGAAGGGGTACTTGGAGCGGCCCGCCGCCCGCGCCTCGCGCCGGTAGCCCACCGACGTGCTGGGAAAGCCGAGCGCCGGCACGACGAGCCGCAGCACCCTATGGTGCTCGGGCAGCACGTTGACGGCGTCGACGGTGGCCCGGCTCATCATCCGGAAGTCGCCGGCGTGCGACACCGCACCGTGCGCCGAGCGGCCGATCAGCCGGTAGAACAGCGCCGCGGTGCCGCGCTTGAAGGCCGAGTCGGTGCTGCGGTCGGTGCGCACGCCGTACACGACGTCGACCCCCTGCGAGCGAGCCGCCTGGAGCATCGCGGCGATGGTCTCGGGCGGGTCCTGCAGGTCGGCGTCGATGCTCACGACCCAGTCGCCGCGGGCACGCACCAGGCCGGCCGACAGCGCCGCCTGGTGCCCGCTGTTGGCGCGCAGCCGCACGACGCGCACGGCCGGCCACTCGCGGCGCATGCGCTCGAGCAGCACGGGTGTGGCATCGGTGCTGCCGTCGTCGACGGCCAGCACCTCGTAGGTCTCGCCGATGGCGTCCAGCGCCGGACGCAGGCGCTCGGCGAACAGCGGCAGCACCTCGGCCTCGTCGTACACGGGGACGACGACCGACAGCGTGGGCGCGTCGATGACCGGCTCCTTCACCGTCGTCGGGCGGGTTCTGTCAGACTGTACGCGGCAGCGCCCCCCTTCCCGCGTCCCGAGGAGCACCGATGTCGCAGGCCCTGGTCCTGGCCGCCACGACCCCCGAGCACACCACCCAGCTGCCGATGGCGCCGGAGATGTTCGGCGCCATCGCGATCATCGTGTTCGTGGCGCTGCTCGGCCTCACCTGGACCTTCCGCGGCTTCTCGAACAAGCACCGCTGAGCCGGATCGAGCCGGGCATGAGCCCTGACGGGCCCCGGCGCCGGCGCCGGGTGGGGGTCATGGGTGGCACCTTCGACCCCATCCACCACGGCCACCTCGTCGCCGCGAGCGAGGTCGCGAGCCTCTACCACCTCGACGAGGTCGTGTTCGTGCCCACGGGGCAGCCGTGGCAGAAGGACGACCGCGAGGTGAGCCCGGCCGAGCTGCGCTACCTCATGACCGTCATCGCGACGGCCTCCAACCCGCGTTTCACGGTGAGCCGCGTCGACGTCGACCGCCCCGGCCCGACGTACACGATCGACACGCTGCGCGACCTGCGCCGCGAGCAGCCGGACTCCGACCTGTTCTTCATCACCGGTGCCGACGCGCTCGCGCAGATCCTGTCGTGGAAGGACGTCGACGAGCTGTTCGACCTCGCGCAGTTCGTAGGGGTCACCCGGCCTGAGCACGAGCTCAGCGGCGCCGGCCTGCCCCCCGACCGCGTGGGCCTCATGCCGGTGCCCGCCATGGCGATCTCGTCCACCGACTGCCGCGACCGCGTCCGGCGCGGCGAGCCGGTGTGGTATCTCGTGCCGGACGGCGTCGTGCAATTCATTGCCAAGTACGGGCTCTACCGAACGGGTGAACCTGCCGAGAGATAGGTCGTGGCAGACCTGCTCGTGCCGAACGGCGACACCGACCGACCGTGGGACGGCCCTGAGGGCGTCCCCGCGCCCGGGGAGGAGTCGGCGTCCCCAGGCGGACCCAAGATCGCTCTGGCCGAGGTGCCCGACTGGGTGATCGAGCAGGTCGACCAGGTCAGCTACCCCACCCGCATGGCTCGCCGGCGCGCGCTCGAGGCGGCGCGGATCAGCGACGGGTGGGACCCCGCCCCGCACATCACGGCGCCGCTGCTCGAGCGGGTCGAGGTCGAGCTCGAGCGCTACCCCGACTCCGTGGACGGCTCCGCGCAGGTGCTGCCCAGCGAGCCGACGCGCGCACGCCGGCCCTGGCGGTGGGTCGCGGCCGTGGCCGCAGGCGCCCTGCTCGTCGCCGGCGGGGGCTTCGTGCTCACCCATCGCGGCGGAGGGCCGGCCCAGCAGACCGCCTCCGCGTCGAGCGCACCGTCGCAGCAGGTGGTGGCGCTGGCCATCGCGCGCGACGGGCAGCTCACCGGCGTCTCGCTGCTCGCCGCCGGCCGCGAGGACGGCGACGCCCAGCAGGTGCTGGTGCCCAGCCGGCTGCTGCTCGACGTGCCCGGTGCGGGCCGTATGCCGGTGGCGCAGTCCCTGGCCCCGGGCGCGTCGGCTCCAGGTGCCGCCATCGCCGACGCGCTCGAGATCAAGCTCGCCGGCACGTGGGTGCTCGACGCCGCCCAGCTGGCGACGCTCGTCGACGGTTTGGGTGGCCTCACGGTCGACGTCGACGTCGACGTGCCCGCGAGCGCTCGCGAGGGCGCGGCGCTGCTCGCCTCGGCCGGAGCGGGCCAGCACCTGGGCGGCACGCAGGCGGCCGCCTACGCGACGCTGCTGGTGGGTGACGAGCCGGAGGCGGCGCGCCTGGCGCGTCAGGAGCGGGTGGTCACGGCCCTGCTGGCGGCGCTGCCGACGGACGCCGCGCAACGGCGGGCCATGGTCGTCGGACTCGCTGGCGCGCCGCACGGGGCGTTGCTCGCGCGCGTCCTCGACGTCACCGGCGCCCTGCACGACCCCGCGGCGCGACAGGCGCTGGGCTCCACCGTCGTCCCGGTGCACGAGATCGACACCGGCGGCGCCGTGAGCGCCTACGGGCTCGACAGCGCGGCGGCCGCGACCATGGTGCAGGCTCGCCTGGCCGGCGCGGCGATCGCCGTCCCGCCCGGTGGCCGGCTGCGCGTGCTGGTGCAGAACGGCGACGGCGCTCCCGGCCTCGGCGACGCCGCGCGCTCCAAGCTCGTCGCCGCGGGCCTGAAGTACCTCGGCGGCGGCAACGTCGACGGCTTCGGGGTCCGGCAGACCATGGTGCTGCTGCCCGACGCCAGCTCGACCAGCCGGGCGCGGGGGATGGTGGTCACGCGCGCGCTTGGGCTGCCTGACTCGGCCCTGCGGATCAGCGACAGCTCGCCCACGGTGGCCGATGTGGTGGTCGTGCTGGGGCACGACTTCAAGGCCTCGTGAGAGGCTAGGGCGTCCGCCCAGCCCCCCCTCGAAGGAGCCGCCGTGCCAGCGTCCGAGCGCGCGCACGAGCTCGTCCTGGCTGCCGCCCACGCGGCGTCTGACAAGCTCGCCACCGACGTCGTGGCGATCGACGTGAGCGACCAGCTCGTCATCACTGACGCGTTCGTGCTCGCCTCCGCCCCCAACGACCGCCAGGTCGGCGCCATCGTCGACGCGGTCGAGGAGGCGCTGCGCGAGCGCGGCGCGAAGCCGGTGCGCCGCGAGGGCGAGCGCGAGGGCCGCTGGGTGCTGCTCGACTACGGTGACGTCGTCGTGCACGTCCAGCACGACGAGGAGCGCACCTACTACGCGCTCGAGCGGCTCTGGAAGGACTGCCCGCTCATCGAGCTGCCGGACGAGGCGCGCGGCCGTCCACGGGACGAGGCGTGACGGGGCGGCAGGTCCTGCTGCTGCGGCACGGCCAGACCACCTGGAACGCCGACGGCCGGTTCCAGGGCCAGACCGACATCGACCTGGACGCCGTGGGCCGGGTGCAGGCCGAGCGGGCCGCCGCGGAGCTGGTGCGGCTGTCGCCCGCCAAGATCGTGTCGTCCGACCTGCGGCGGGCCCGCGACACGGCGTACCCGCTGGCCCAGCTCACCGGCCTGCCGGTGGGCACCGACGAGCGGCTGCGCGAGGTGTACGCCGGTTCCTGGCAGGGCATGCTCGGCCCCGACATCGACGAGCAGGACCACGAGCTGCGGCTGGCCTGGCGCTCTGGCGCCGAGGTGCGTCCGGGCGGCGACGGCGAGCTGCGCTCGGAGGTGGGGGAGCGGGTGGCCGCGGCGGTGCGCGACCACGTGGCCGACGTCCCGGACGGCGGGCTGCTCGTCGTCGTCTCGCACGGCGGTTCGATCAGCAACGGCGTGCAGGTGCTGATGGGCGTCCCGCGCGAGTGCTGGCCGGTCGTGTCGGGTGTCAACAACTGCCACTGGACGGTGCTGGAGGAGCAGCGCGACGGACGCTGGGTGCTCACCGAGCACAACGCGTTCTCGCTGCCCGAACCCGTCGTCGGCGACGAGTCGTAGCGGCGGCACCAGGGCCGACACCCCGATTTGGAGGAACGGGTGGGGCGCAGGCTAGACTTGCGGAGCCCCTTCGGGGGCACGGGGCTGTGGCGCAGCTGGTAGCGCACTTCCATGGCATGGAAGGGGTCAGGGGTTCGAGTCCCCTCAGCTCCACCGATGACGACGGTCCGCGACCTGCGGGCCGTCGTCTGCTGTCTCTGGCCGTCGCGGGCCTACGCTGGCCCGTGACCATCGGCCTGCTCGCCGCCGGATTCGCGGCCCTGGCGTACGGACTGGCCTCGGTGCTGCAGGCCGTCGGGGTCGCGCGCGGGGGCGCGCGGGGGTGGTGGGCGAGCCGCTGGTACCTCGCGGGCCTCGGGCTCGACGGCGCGGCGTGGCTCGTGTCGCTGCTCGCGCTGCGCCGCCTGCCGTTGGTCGTCGTCCAGGGCATGCTGGCCTGCTCCCTCGCGGTCACCGCGGTCGCGGCGCACCTGCTGCTGCGGACCCCGTTGCGCCGGACGCAGGTGGCCGCCGTCGTGTGCGCCCTCGGTGCGCTGACGGTGCTGGCGGCGGCCGGAGGCGCGCAGTCCGCCCGCCCGGCGCCGGCAGGTTTCACCGCCGCGACGTGGGCCGTCACCGCCGTGCTCGTGCTCGCCACGGCCGTCCTCAGCCGCCGCGGCAGCGCGGCCGCGCTCGCGGTGGTGTCGGGGCTGGGCTTCTCGGTGGCTGCGGCGGCGGCACGTGCCGCGCCGGCCGGGCTCGGGCCGGTCGCTGTGGTGCGCGAGCCGCTGGTGTGGGCGCTGGTGGTGGCCGGGGTGGTGGGCGCGACGGCGTACGCGCTGGCCCTCGAGCGTGGCGCGGTGGCGATCGCCACCGCGCTGCTGTGGGTGGTGGAGGCGGTGGTGCCGGCGGCGGTAGGTGTGAGCGTGCTGGGCGACCGGGTGCGGCCGGGGTGGGCGCCCGCGGCGCTCGCTGCCGTTGCCGTCGCCGTCGTGGCGTGCGTGGCGCTGGCGCGGGTGGCACCGCCTCACGTCAGCGCAGACGCATCAGCCAACGGGTGATGACCGGGCCGGCGACCGCGGCGGAGTACACCGACCCGTGGTCGGCATGGGGCACCAGCTCCATCGTCACGGGGTGCCCGGCCTGCCGCAGCCGGGCCGCGAAGTCGGCGGTGAAGGACGCCGGCACGACGGGGTCGTCGCCGCCGTGCATCAGCAGCACCGGCACCTCGGGCCGCAGCTGCGCCCGGCGCGCAGGGTTTCCCGCCGCCCAGGTGGCAGGGTCCTGCTCGGGCGTGGTGCCGAACAGTGCCTGCGCCATGTCTGGCACCTGGCTGACGTCGTAGGGGCCGGCCAGGCCGATCAGGGCGTCCGGGCGCACCGCCGGTGCCCGGCACGCGGGGGGGTGCTCGTCGGCGGCGAGCACCGCCAGCGCGGCCAGGTGGGCGCCGGAGGAGTGGCCCAGCACCACGAGAGGTGTCGGGTCGACCCCGTGGGCGCGCGCCGTCACCGCCGCGGCGGCCAGGGCGCAGAGCACGTCGTCGACCGGCACCGGGTAGCGCACGCCGTCGTTCGCCGCCCGGATCCGGGCCGGGACGGCGACCGAGCCGCTGTCGGCCAGGTAGCCGGCCAGGTCGGCGAGCCCGGTGGGGTCGGCGGTGGCCCACGAGCCACCCGGCACCATGAGCACCAGCGGTGCGGTGCGGCGCCCGGAGGGCAGGTAGACGTCCTCGACGAGCCCCGGCGCGTACTCGACGCTCAGCGGCGCCGCGCCGGTGCGCGAGTGAGTGGGTGCGGCGGGTGGTGAGGCGCCGCCGCAGGCTGCGGCGAGCAGGGCGAGCGCCACCACCACGGCGGCGAGGGCCGCCGGTGACCGTCGTCGCGCGCGCGCCACACCGACCTCCATCGAGCGTCCCCAGCGTGCGGCGCGCCGCGGCTGCTCGACAGGGCCGGAGGTCCCCGCCTCAGGACGTCGGTGCCGCCAGCTCGTAGTCGAGGCTCAGCCGGTGCGTGCCGTCGCTGTGGACGGCGATCTGTCCGGTGCCGGTGAGGCCGGCCAGCTCCTCGGTGCCGCTGCCCGGCACGATGACCACGAGCGGATGCAGTCGGTCCGACCCCGTCGTCGTCGCAGAGTGCGCCAGGTTGAAGGCGCCTCGCCGCCCGTCGAGGGTGCCCTCGAACGACTCCATCGCGACGTAGGTGCCCACGCCCGTCTGCGGGTCGAACGCCGACGTGAACTGCGTGCGCGCCCGGCCGATCAGCGCGCCGTCGAACTGCTTGTCCATGAACGCGAAGCCCACCGGGCTGCCGGTGGTGATCGGCGAGGTGTAGTCGATCGGCTCGAACGCGGTGACGGCGAAGGTGCTCTCGGCTCTCATGGACCGGACGCTAGCCACCCCCTCCGACAGCCGGCGTGCACCGAAACGTGGTGCCCGGTTTGCCCGCTCTTGACCCTTCCATCGCTAGCGTGGGCCGACCGCTCCCCACCCCGGAGGATCCTCGTGCGCACTCGCCCTCGGCTGCGACCCCTTGCCGTTGCCGCCACCGTGCTCGCCGCCCTGGCCGCCGTCGCCCCGACGGCGGTGGCACCGGCGTCCGCGGCCACCCCCCTCACCGTCGCTCAGGCGTCGGCCACGCAGAACGGCTCCACGGCGACCGTGCGCGGGTACGTCGTGGGGCAGCCCACCGCGACCTCGACGGTCGTGACCTCCAGCTTCCCTAACGACTACGCGATGGCGCTCGCCGACAGCCCGGGCGAGACGCGCACCTCCGCGATGCTCTACGTGCAGATCCCCAGCGCCTTGCGCGCGCAGTGGGGGCTGCGCAGCAACCCCTCGCTCATGGGGCACCAGCTCGACGTGACGGGCGCGCTGTCGGCGTACTTCTCCCACCCCGGCCTGAAGTCGGCCTCGGCCTTCGCCGACGTCGGGAGCACCACGCCCCCTCCGGGTGGTGGCAGCGGCCCGTACGACGACACCTACTACGCGGCGGCCCTGGGCAAGAGCGGCAACGACCTGCGCCAGGCGCTGCACTCGATCATCTCGTCGGGCACCAGCGCGATCAGCTACGACCAGGTGTGGGACGCCCTCAAGCACACCGACGAGGACCCCGCGAACACGGCGAACGTCATCGAGATCTACAGCGGTCGCAGCATCAGCAAGTCCAGCAACGGCGGCGGCGTCGACGACTGGAACCGCGAGCACGTCTGGGCCAAGTCCCACGGCGACTTCGGCACGGCCACCGGGCCCGGTACCGACCTGCACCACCTGCGCCCCGAGGACGTCACGGTCAACTCCACCCGCAGCAACAAGGACTTCGACGAGGGCGGTAGCGAGGTGAGCCAGTGCCCGGGCTGCTTCAGCGACTCCGACTCGTTCGAGCCGCGCGACGCGGTGAAGGGCGACGTGGCGCGGATGATCTTCTACATGGCCGTGCGGTACGAGGGCGGCGACGGCTTCCCCGACCTGGAGGTCAACGACCGCGTCGGAAACGGCACCGCGCCGTACCTCGGCCGGCTGTCG
This portion of the Angustibacter sp. Root456 genome encodes:
- a CDS encoding histidine phosphatase family protein gives rise to the protein MTGRQVLLLRHGQTTWNADGRFQGQTDIDLDAVGRVQAERAAAELVRLSPAKIVSSDLRRARDTAYPLAQLTGLPVGTDERLREVYAGSWQGMLGPDIDEQDHELRLAWRSGAEVRPGGDGELRSEVGERVAAAVRDHVADVPDGGLLVVVSHGGSISNGVQVLMGVPRECWPVVSGVNNCHWTVLEEQRDGRWVLTEHNAFSLPEPVVGDES
- a CDS encoding S9 family peptidase — its product is MEVGVARARRRSPAALAAVVVALALLAAACGGASPPAAPTHSRTGAAPLSVEYAPGLVEDVYLPSGRRTAPLVLMVPGGSWATADPTGLADLAGYLADSGSVAVPARIRAANDGVRYPVPVDDVLCALAAAAVTARAHGVDPTPLVVLGHSSGAHLAALAVLAADEHPPACRAPAVRPDALIGLAGPYDVSQVPDMAQALFGTTPEQDPATWAAGNPARRAQLRPEVPVLLMHGGDDPVVPASFTADFAARLRQAGHPVTMELVPHADHGSVYSAAVAGPVITRWLMRLR
- the nadD gene encoding nicotinate-nucleotide adenylyltransferase, coding for MSPDGPRRRRRVGVMGGTFDPIHHGHLVAASEVASLYHLDEVVFVPTGQPWQKDDREVSPAELRYLMTVIATASNPRFTVSRVDVDRPGPTYTIDTLRDLRREQPDSDLFFITGADALAQILSWKDVDELFDLAQFVGVTRPEHELSGAGLPPDRVGLMPVPAMAISSTDCRDRVRRGEPVWYLVPDGVVQFIAKYGLYRTGEPAER
- a CDS encoding endonuclease — translated: MLVRTRPRLRPLAVAATVLAALAAVAPTAVAPASAATPLTVAQASATQNGSTATVRGYVVGQPTATSTVVTSSFPNDYAMALADSPGETRTSAMLYVQIPSALRAQWGLRSNPSLMGHQLDVTGALSAYFSHPGLKSASAFADVGSTTPPPGGGSGPYDDTYYAAALGKSGNDLRQALHSIISSGTSAISYDQVWDALKHTDEDPANTANVIEIYSGRSISKSSNGGGVDDWNREHVWAKSHGDFGTATGPGTDLHHLRPEDVTVNSTRSNKDFDEGGSEVSQCPGCFSDSDSFEPRDAVKGDVARMIFYMAVRYEGGDGFPDLEVNDRVGNGTAPYLGRLSVLLRWNAQDPPDAFEQHRNQVIYDTYQHNRNPFIDHPEWVSSIFG
- a CDS encoding LytR C-terminal domain-containing protein, which gives rise to MADLLVPNGDTDRPWDGPEGVPAPGEESASPGGPKIALAEVPDWVIEQVDQVSYPTRMARRRALEAARISDGWDPAPHITAPLLERVEVELERYPDSVDGSAQVLPSEPTRARRPWRWVAAVAAGALLVAGGGFVLTHRGGGPAQQTASASSAPSQQVVALAIARDGQLTGVSLLAAGREDGDAQQVLVPSRLLLDVPGAGRMPVAQSLAPGASAPGAAIADALEIKLAGTWVLDAAQLATLVDGLGGLTVDVDVDVPASAREGAALLASAGAGQHLGGTQAAAYATLLVGDEPEAARLARQERVVTALLAALPTDAAQRRAMVVGLAGAPHGALLARVLDVTGALHDPAARQALGSTVVPVHEIDTGGAVSAYGLDSAAAATMVQARLAGAAIAVPPGGRLRVLVQNGDGAPGLGDAARSKLVAAGLKYLGGGNVDGFGVRQTMVLLPDASSTSRARGMVVTRALGLPDSALRISDSSPTVADVVVVLGHDFKAS
- the rsfS gene encoding ribosome silencing factor, which translates into the protein MPASERAHELVLAAAHAASDKLATDVVAIDVSDQLVITDAFVLASAPNDRQVGAIVDAVEEALRERGAKPVRREGEREGRWVLLDYGDVVVHVQHDEERTYYALERLWKDCPLIELPDEARGRPRDEA
- a CDS encoding DUF3224 domain-containing protein, whose amino-acid sequence is MRAESTFAVTAFEPIDYTSPITTGSPVGFAFMDKQFDGALIGRARTQFTSAFDPQTGVGTYVAMESFEGTLDGRRGAFNLAHSATTTGSDRLHPLVVIVPGSGTEELAGLTGTGQIAVHSDGTHRLSLDYELAAPTS